A genomic region of Platichthys flesus chromosome 4, fPlaFle2.1, whole genome shotgun sequence contains the following coding sequences:
- the LOC133952373 gene encoding sodium/potassium-transporting ATPase subunit beta-233-like: MSGHDNSDGGWRTFVWNSEKKAFMGRTGCSWFKILLFYVIFYGCLAGFFTATIQVLLLTLSDYKPTYQDRVAPPGLSHTPRSQKFEIAFKKSDEASYKKYVDSVATFLEQYEEYQQSTLMKFEDCGNSSQTYKDRGRLESDAGQRKACRFRKTWLGNCSGDSDPTFGFKEGKPCLIVRLNRIINFRPKVPLNESLPEALRGKLTPNLIPIHCKNRREEDADKIGEIKYFGLGEGFPLQYYPYYGKLLHPQYLQPLVAVQFANIALDQELCIECKVYGANIGYSEKDRNRGRFLVKITISS; encoded by the coding sequence ATGTCGGGACATGACAACAGCGACGGCGGCTGGAGGACTTTTGTTTGGAATTCAGAGAAGAAGGCGTTCATGGGACGAACGGGCTGCAGCTGGTTTAAGATCCTCTTGTTTTACGTGATATTCTACGGATGCCTTGCTGGATTTTTTACGGCGACCATTCAGGTTTTGCTGCTCACTCTAAGTGACTACAAACCCACCTACCAGGACAGAGTCGCTCCCCCGGGTCTGTCACACACCCCACGCTCACAGAAATTTGAAATTGCTTTCAAAAAGTCTGATGAGGCCTCATACAAGAAGTACGTGGACAGCGTAGCGACTTTCCTCGAACAGTACGAGGAGTATCAACAGTCTACTCTGATGAAATTCGAagactgtggaaactcttctcAGACGTACAAGGACCGTGGACGTCTGGAGAGCGACGCCGGACAGAGGAAAGCCTGTCGCTTCCGCAAGACCTGGCTCGGCAACTGCTCAGGGGACAGCGACCCCACATTCGGCTTCAAGGAGGGAAAGCCCTGCCTCATTGTCAGGCTCAACAGGATCATCAACTTCAGGCCAAAAGTTCCCTTGAATGAGTCACTCCCAGAGGCTCTTCGGGGCAAACTAACGCCCAACCTGATCCCCATTCACTGCAAGAATCGGAGGGAAGAGGATGCAGACAAGATTGGAGAGATCAAGTACTTCGGCTTAGGCGAAGGCTTTCCTCTCCAGTACTACCCGTACTACGGCAAACTCCTGCATCCTCAGTACCTGCAGCCCCTGGTGGCCGTCCAGTTTGCCAACATCGCTCTGGACCAGGAGCTCTGCATCGAGTGCAAAGTGTACGGAGCAAACATCGGCTACAGTGAGAAAGACCGCAACCGAGGACGTTTCCTTGTCAAGATCACAATCAGCTCTTGA